In the genome of Entelurus aequoreus isolate RoL-2023_Sb linkage group LG15, RoL_Eaeq_v1.1, whole genome shotgun sequence, one region contains:
- the aoc1 gene encoding amiloride-sensitive amine oxidase [copper-containing], whose product MRLLCLLLVASLAGSKASRTREWAHHGAPMFADLSVREMKAVREYLHAIPHLGLTDVDNMSLKKNSILMMELHVPKKHEALRALDRGHAKPPRQARVVVQFGNQTRPNITEFIVSPLPSPKSHEVKRFKGDRPIRFESRPVTAVESQHLGVMVEKIAIKAHKILFETTGGFMFKINCSEHCLMFVDIAPRGLSSGERRSWIMMVKYIEGHYIHPIGFEFLVNHKDLDPNLWMVEKVWYNSKYFDSVEELVEKYESGAVEKVTLPPHDDEDLYSTFTPRSPSSTNTQGPKVVEPQGHRYHIDGNFVEYAGWSFAYGVRSSAGLQVFDLRFNGERIAYEVSLQEAIAFYSGHTPAAMQTKYIDAGWAMGTLAFELAPGIDCPEISTFVDLHHFYDSNKPVLFKNALCVFETTTALPLRRHFDDNLRGGYTFYGGLDSTVLVLRTTSTVYNYDYIWDFIFYQNGVMEVKVSATGYIHATFFTPEGLQYGNKVYDYVLGNLHTHLIHYKVDLDVAGRENSFQSMGLKFVNFTNPWSPKDTIVQSKLHWMEHKTERSAAFRFGKKFPRYVLFSNPKQKNKWGHEKGYRIQMNSHADSVLPKGWREENGITWSRYPLAVTRHKDNEPTSSSIYNQNDPWKPVVNFEDFIRNNEDIVNQDLVAWVTVGFLHVPHSEDVPNTATPGNAVGFFLRPFNFFDEDPSVASRSTVIVRPGKDGRPDVQRWTPEVKGLCVTNQPFFFNGSHTEV is encoded by the exons ATGAGGCTTCTGTGTCTACTGCTTGTGGCGAGCTTGGCTGGCAGTAAAGCTTCCAGAACCAGAGAGTGGGCTCATCACGGCGCTCCCATGTTTGCTGACCTGTCAGTCCGTGAGATGAAGGCCGTGCGAGAGTACCTGCATGCCATTCCACACCTGGGACTCACCGATGTGGACAACATGTCTCTAAAGAAGAACAGCATTCTCATGATGGAGCTTCATGTTCCTAAGAAGCATGAAGCCTTGAGAGCTTTAGATCGTGGTCATGCCAAACCTCCACGACAAGCTCGTGTCGTTGTCCAGTTTGGGAACCAAACCAGACCGAACATCACAGAGTTTATCGTAAGTCCTCTGCCGTCTCCTAAATCTCACGAGGTCAAGAGGTTCAAAGGTGATCGACCAATCAGGTTTGAGTCCAGGCCAGTGACGGCTGTAGAAAGTCAGCACCTTGGAGTCATGGTTGAGAAGATCGCAATTAAAGCCCACAAGATTCTATTTGAGACCACAGGAGGGTTCATGTTCAAAATCAACTGTTCTGAACACTGCTTGATGTTTGTGGACATCGCCCCTAGAGGACTGTCTTCAGGTGAGAGAAGAAGCTGGATCATGATGGTCAAGTACATAGAAGGACATTACATCCACCCCATCGGTTTTGAGTTCCTGGTCAACCATAAAGACCTGGATCCAAACCTTTGGATGGTAGAGAAGGTTTGGTACAACAGCAAGTACTTTGACAGTGTGGAAGAGTTGGTTGAGAAGTACGAATCAGGAGCTGTCGAGAAGGTTACGCTTCCTCCTCATGATGATGAAGACCTCTACTCCACCTTCACTCCACGTAGTCCAAGCAGCACCAACACCCAAGGACCAAAAGTGGTGGAGCCTCAGGGGCACCGCTATCACATTGATGGCAACTTTGTTGAATACGCCGGCTGGTCGTTTGCTTACGGTGTTCGTTCCTCAGCAGGACTTCAGGTGTTCGATCTCCGTTTCAATGGAGAAAGGATCGCCTACGAGGTCAGCCTGCAAGAAGCTATTGCTTTCTATTCTGGTCACACTCCAGCTGCAATGCAAACTAAGTACATAGACGCCGGTTGGGCGATGGGAACCTTAGCTTTTGAACTGGCGCCTGGAATTGACTGTCCAGAAATATCAACCTTTGTTGACCTTCATCACTTCTACGACTCCAACAAACCAGTGCTATTCAAAAATGCTCTTTGTGTCTTTGAGACCACCACAGCTTTGCCTTTGAGAAGACACTTTGACGACAATTTAAGGGGAGGTTATACGTTCTACGGAGGGCTGGACAGCACAGTGTTAGTCTTAcggacaacgtccacagtttacaaCTACGATTACATCTGGGACTTCATCTTCTACCAAAATGGGGTCATGGAGGTCAAGGTCAGCGCGACAGGTTATATCCACGCCACCTTCTTCACCCCAGAAGGACTTCAGTACGGCAACAAAGTGTACGACTACGTCTTGGGGAACCTGCACACGCACCTCATCCACTACAAAGTGGACCTGGATGTTGCTG GTCGCGAGAACAGTTTTCAGTCGATGGGTTTGAAATTTGTCAACTTCACAAATCCTTGGAGTCCAAAAGACACTATTGTCCAATCCAAACTCCACTGGATGGAACACAAGACGGAACGTTCTGCTGCCTTCCGCTTTGGCAAAAAGTTCCCTCGTTACGTGCTCTTCTCTAACCCAAAGCAGAAAAACAAGTGGGGTCATGAGAAAGGTTATCGTATTCAGATGAATTCGCATGCTGACAGCGTGCTGCCAAAAGGCTGGCGAGAAGAAAATGGCATCACGTGGTCCAg ATATCCTCTGGCTGTGACGCGTCATAAAGATAACGAGCCTACCAGCAGCAGTATTTATAACCAGAATGATCCTTGGAAACCTGTGGTCAACTTTGAAGACTTCATTCGCAACAATGAAGATATCGTAAACCAG GATCTGGTTGCCTGGGTAACGGTGGGCTTCCTGCATGTGCCTCATTCAGAGGACGTCCCCAACACGGCTACGCCTGGCAACGCCGTAGGGTTCTTCCTTCGACCCTTCAACTTCTTTGACGAAGACCCCTCAGTGGCATCCAGGAGCACAGTCATCGTCAGACCAGGAAAGGACGGAAGACCCGATGTCCAACGGTGGACACCAGAGGTCAAAGGTCTTTGTGTGACCAACCAGCCATTCTTTTTCAACGGCTCTCATACAGAAGTGTAG